In Elephas maximus indicus isolate mEleMax1 chromosome 7, mEleMax1 primary haplotype, whole genome shotgun sequence, the following proteins share a genomic window:
- the LOC126080533 gene encoding olfactory receptor 8K5-like: MDQKNLTVMTEFILIGVTRCPELQLPLFGVFLLIYMITVMGNLGLITLTKVDSHLNTPMYFFIRHLAFIDLGNSTVICPKMLVNFVVNQNIISYYECATQLAFFLLFIISEFFILSVMAYDRYVAICNPLLYDVIMSPRRCHVLVGIPYLYSAFQSLMFTIKIFTLTFCGSNVISHFYCDDVPLIPMLCSNAQEVQLLIIMFSAFNMISTLLVVLLSYLLILLAVFRMHSAEGRRKAFSTCGSHLTVVVVFYGTLLFMYLQPKSAHSFETDKMASVFYTLVIPMLNPLIYSLRNKEVKNAFHRIIKNP, encoded by the coding sequence ATGGACCAAAAGAACCTAACGGTGATGACTGAATTCATTCTTATTGGAGTCACAAGGTGCCCTGAACTGCAGCTGCCCCTTTTTGGGGTCTTCCTCCTCATCTACATGATCACAGTGATGGGAAACCTAGGCCTGATCACCCTGACCAAGGTGGACTCCCACCTAAACACACCCATGTATTTTTTCATCAGACACCTGGCCTTCATTGATCTTGGTAATTCTACCGTCATTTGTCCCAAGATGCTGGTAAATTTTGTTGTGAATCAAAATATCATTTCCTATTATGAATGTGCCACACAGCtggctttcttccttttgttcatTATCAGTGAGTTTTTCATCTTGTCggtcatggcctatgaccgctacgtggccatctgtaaccctctgctgTACGATGTTATCATGTCCCCGAGACGTTGCCATGTGCTTGTGGGTATTCCATACCTCTATAGTGCATTTCAGTCCCTTATGTTCACCATTAAGATTTTCACTTTGACCTTCTGTGGCTCTAATGTCATCAGTCATTTCTACTGTGATGATGTCCCCCTGATACCTATGCTCTGCTCAAATGCACAAGAGGTACAGCTGTTGATCATAATGTTTTCAGCATTTAATATGATTTCCACCTTGTTGGTTGTCCTGCTGTCCTACCTGCTGATTCTGTTAGCCGTATTTCGAATGCATTCTGCTGAGGGCAGGAGAAAAGCTTTCTCCACATGCGGTTCTCATCTGACAGTGGTGGTTGTGTTCTATGGGACCCTGCTCTTCATGTATTTGCAGCCCAAATCTGCTCATTCATTTGAAACTGACAAAATGGCCTCAGTGTTTTACACTTTAGTCATTCCCATGCTTAACCCCTTGATCTACAGCTTAAGGAACAAAGAGGTGAAAAATGCCTTCCACAGGATCATTAAGAATCCATGA
- the LOC126080532 gene encoding olfactory receptor 1020-like, whose amino-acid sequence MTNHTTVTEFVLPAFRDRPELQCFLFVLFLLIYMTTVIGNLGMILLIKIDSRFHTPMYFFLSNLSLVDFCYSSVIAPNMLVNFWVKNPVISFNGCAAQFFFFGSFASIEGFLLSVMAYDRYVAICKPLLYTVTMSPHLSILLVLFTYLAGFVNAAIHTGFTFQLSFCCANVINHFFCDTPPLLKLSCSDTHINEVVIFAFVSFNELSCLLTILISYLYTLVAILRIQSAEGRCKAFSTCASHLMAVTIFFGTILFMYLRPSPSYSMDQDKVVSVFYTLIIPVLNPLIYSLRNKEVKSSLGKIFKTNYFYSCC is encoded by the coding sequence ATGACCAACCACACAACCGTGACTGAATTTGTTCTCCCGGCATTCAGGGATCGTCCGGAGCTacagtgttttctttttgtgCTGTTCCTACTTATCTATATGACCACTGTGATTGGAAATCTCGGCATGATCCTGTTAATCAAAATTGACTCCCGtttccacactcccatgtacttctttctcagTAACTTGTCCCTTGTCGATTTCTGCTACTCTTCTGTCATTGCCCCCAATATGCTGGTGAACTTCTGGGTGAAGAACCCAGTCATTTCATTTAATGGATGTGCCGCccaattcttcttttttggttcctTTGCTAGCATTGAGGGCTTCCTGTTGtctgtgatggcctatgaccgttatgtggccatctgcaagccTCTCCTCTACACAGTCACCATGTCCCCCCATCTCAGCATCCTCTTGGTGTTATTTACATATCTTGCAGGCTTTGTAAATGCTGCCATTCACACTGGCTTCACCTTCCAGCTATCCTTCTGTTGCGCAAATGTCATCAACCACTTTTTCTGCGACACCCCACCGCTCCTTAAACTCTCTTGTTCTGACACACACATCAATGAGGttgtcatttttgcttttgtgagTTTTAATGAACTGAGCTGCCTCCTGACTATTCTCATTTCTTATCTTTACACCTTGGTGGCCATCTTGAGGATCCAGTCTGCTGAGGGAAGGTGCAAAGCCTTCTCCACTTGTGCTTCCCATTTGATGGCAGTCACCATCTTCTTTGGGACAATCCTCTTCATGTATCTGCGCCCCAGTCCCAGCTACTCAATGGACCAAGACAAAGTGGTATCTGTGTTTTATACACTTATCATCCCTGTGTTAAATCCTCTTATCTATAGTCTGAGAAACAAAGAGGTCAAATCTTCCTTagggaaaatttttaaaacaaattatttttactcATGTTGTTAG
- the LOC126080534 gene encoding olfactory receptor 8K5-like: MGQQNLTMPTEFILMGVTRKPELQLPLFGVFLIIYMITVVSNLGMIILTKMDSRLHTPMYFFIRHLAFIDLGNSTVICPKALVNFVVDKNTISYYACATQMAFFILFLISELFILSAMAYDRYMAICNPLLYNVIMSQRLCHLLVGIPYFYSSFQALMFTSKTFTSIFCGSNVISHFYCDGVPVLSILCSNSQEIELMLIFSAFNLISSLLVVLLSYQLILIAIFRMHSAKSRKKAFSTCASHLTVVVVFYGTLLFMYVQPKSSHSNDTDTIASVFYTLVIPMLNPLIYSLRNKEVKHAFHRVFKNHCQLCV, encoded by the coding sequence ATGGGCCAACAGAATCTaacaatgccaactgaattcaTTCTAATGGGAGTCACAAGGAAACCCGAACTTCAGCTACCCCTTTTTGGGGTcttcctcatcatctacatgatcaCAGTGGTGAGCAACCTGGGCATGATCATCTTGACCAAGATGGACTCCCGCCTACACACgcctatgtattttttcatcaGACACTTGGCCTTCATTGATCTTGGTAATTCTACTGTCATTTGCCCCAAGGCGTTggtaaattttgttgtggatAAAAATACCATTTCTTATTATGCATGTGCCACACAGatggctttcttcattttgtttcttaTCAGTGAACTTTTTATTCTATcagccatggcctatgaccgctatatggccatttgtaaccctctgctctacaatGTTATCATGTCCCAAAGACTTTGTCATTTGCTTGTGGGCATTCCATATTTCTACAGTTCTTTCCAGGCTCTGATGTTCACCAGTAAGACGTTTACTTCCATCTTCTGTGGCTCTAATGTCATCAGTCATTTCTACTGTGATGGAGTTCCCGTGTTATCTATACTCTGCTCAAATTCACAAGAAATAGAATTGATGCTCATATTTTCAGCATTTAATTTGATATCTTCCCTCCTGGTTGTTCTGCTGTCTTACCAGCTGATTCTGATAGCCATATTTCGAATGCATTCTGCCAAGAGCAGGAAAAAAGCTTTCTCCACATGTGCTTCTCATCTGACAGTGGTAGTTGTGTTTTATGGAACTCTATTATTTATGTATGTGCAGCCCAAATCTTCTCACTCAAATGATACCGACACAATAGCCTCTGTGTTTTACACTTTAGTCATACCCATGCTTAACCCTCTGATATACAGCTTGAGGAACAAAGAGGTAAAACAtgccttccatagggtttttaaaaatcattgccAGCTTTGTGTTTAA